The Drosophila sechellia strain sech25 chromosome 2R, ASM438219v1, whole genome shotgun sequence nucleotide sequence GCCAAATTGGAATAAATTATTTAGCAGCCTCTTTCAATTGTTGTCCTTGTAAACATTCCGGGGACCCACACTGCTTTTTTCTAGTCGTACTCCATAGCCTACCATCATGATGTCTGGCCCATTTTCGTCACCAAGTTCTAACGCAATTTCCATCGACccataattaaatattcaatttccTTGGAAACTGGAGGGGATTTTTATGTGTTCAGCTTAATTCGTCTCCTTTGGCCTGATCCGCCGCTTGTTTGCCGAGCGATTCCTGTTTGTTTAGACTTCCATTCCATGCTCATTATGGGAACAGCCTCCAATCGCAGATGGAATCGGTGGCAAGAGCTGCTCCTCCACCCACTTACACGGCTATCGGGTCACACACAATGCCAAGAGTCATATCCATTTGGATTCGCCTCTATCTAGTAGAAGGATGCACGCATCGAAGCAGACGGCTGGGAATTAAATGAATTCTCCGTCCTCCTCTCGCCATACTCCATCCCACTCGCACTCTCTTCAGGACATACACATATATCCCCTTCCACCAAAATTAATGTGGATGCGGAGTGGAGATGGAAGTGGGGATGCGGGTGGAGGGTGAGAGTGCTTGCCATAATTATTGTTGTTCCGTTATGTTGAGCTCGCTATCCAAAGGATCCTCTGCACCCCAGCTCCCCCCTTTGCATTTGGCCAGGCTTTTGGCCATGTGTGAGCGTTAAGCGAAGTATGGCACATTTGGGGGCACAAACAAGAGGCGAACGCACTCATTTAGTCAAACAATTATATCCAATTGCACACAGATACTCtacgcacccacacacacacacacattcgagGTCTGGCTCTGTTCATTTGTGTGGAAATGTCTCATTTGGGTGTGGAGCCATCCCCTCTTCCCGCCCCTGCAGTTTCTATTAAATCAGTCTATAAACGTCGGCCAAATTGCTTTAATGTGCAGCGAAAGTTTAGCAAAAAGCAGTTACAATGTGGGGTTGAAAAGGGGGTTTGGGGGTGGAAGTGTGGGAAGTAAGGGAAGTAGTGGcacataacaataaaaacagcAGCGAACAGAAACCAGACTACAGCTGTTGAAACATGACTTTGTGCTTGTTTAGAAACACTTGCAAAATATTATTGCAGcaccaacaacaaaaggcaaattCCAAAGGGGCTGCTAAAAGTAAGGACAACAGGGCGGATGCGCAATGTTCCGTGGATCCAGCAGGCATTGAAACTGAATCTAAACAGAGGCATTAGTATATTGGATCAGCTGGAAGAAGAAAGAGCGAGAGAAGGGGAACTGGAGCAAACAGTGGAATCAGAGCGAAAGGAACCCAGAATGTAATGGGTTAAGAGAAGCCGGGAACATCGTGCCACGCATTTGAATGGCATCATTAGGGTGAAAGTTGTCGAAGTACTTGTACTCGCACCACGGAGGAAATTACGAGGCGAGGAGCCAAGAAAAGTTGGAAATCAATTTCCACGGAACTGCGAGCATGTCCTCCTGTTTTATGGAGATTACTGGATCGACAAATGGCTGACTAAcctgagcagcagcaggaacaggtgctaattaaaaatgttgttGTCGCCCCATTAAAGAAATTTGTAAATCAACCTACTCAGCAGGGAAGTAAGTCGTGCTCCACGGGGGGATGTTCCGGCCAAAGGGGAGCAGGCTATCTAGGCCTAGGAAGGTCTAGCTCCCCAGTGAAAGTTGGCGACACGTACGCCTTTAATGGATTTACTCCGCTGTTCTCTTTGATTAAAACGCATTATTTACATGTGCCACAGACCTTGGGGGTGGTAAAACAAATTGGCGTTTTCTGAGGACACTTAATGAGTGTTCTAGTGCAGTGGTGATTCCAACAAAGACCATGGTTATAGGTTGACAAATTACCGCACGGCGAGTCTCgcattttttttcacaatttcAGCTCCAACCAACTCCGCCGGATGCTGTTGTCTGGCATTACACTATTGATTGCTTCCTGTCAGCCGCAGTGGAGGTCAGCGGAAGTTGGTCCTGATGCAGGGTGTATCCGTGAACCGTGCGTAGGCCACACAATCGGACATCGGCCATAGTTCTTGCCTCCGGCGGGATACCGCGGTTTTCGCACCCAACCGCTTGATTGGATCCCACTGTGGGCAGGACTTTATAGATGCGCTGGCTGATTTCATTTGCGGTCAAGCGGTTGTGGGCCAACAACTGCTGGACCTAATCGTTGCGCCCGTTGAATGGTGGAAAGGGGTCGTTGGTGGTGGGGTCAAGTTGGGTGAGTGGCCGGCTGGACCTGCACTTAATGCCCACTGTCAACTGTAATGGCGCAATCGGGGGCAGATGATTAGCAAACAGTAATTGAAGACAAGGGTTTCCCATAAAAGTGGCGGCAATAACTGGGTCAAAGTGCTCGACTGAACTGGAGGATTCAGATCCGTAGTGTTTGACAGGCTCTCCATCGAAACGTCAATTAGAGTGCAGGACAGGAGTGCTAATTAATGGATTCATTTCGATAATAATTGACCTTAAATGTTAGTGCTTACCTAATTTTCAAAGTTTTCCTTCGATTTTGGATAGAAGAAAGCatatgtatttaatatttttaatggtTACATACTATTTCAACATTGCAGATACATTTTCCACTCACTATTGTTTCAactttaaattttcattttaactTTAAAGCAGCTTtccttttcaaaataaatctCCAGACTGTGACGACTGAGAAGAAAGTGGAGTCACGCTGCGACCTTGATTAAAGACCTCGTGAGTAGGGAGTCCCGAGGGTGTCCTGCCGCACAACGGAAGTTACTAGCGACGAAATTGAAATACAAACGCATgctgtgccacgcccccgagCTCCCTAAAGGGGGGGCGTTAGGTGGGAAAAGGACGCCGAGCAGCGACACCTGACTAATTTATGTTCATTAAGCAGGCGTTAAGTCGCCTTGAGAGCAGCTGGCAACAACGCGGGGTCCTCATTTGCATACGCTCGAGGGGACGGGTCCAAAAAGGGGTAAATGGGGGTGGCTGTTGGGTGGCTGGGAATGGCCCACAGCTTTACACACACAGCTGATTACGCTTTACGTGCCGTAATGCCGAGGTGACAAACCAAAATGTGTAGTTCTGTGTAATTTCGGAAAGGTTGCCAGGACACCAGGACAAGAGCGTAGATGGCAGGACCTGGCAGGAGATGGGAAAGAAACCCAAGattaatatgcaaattcaTGTAAAGCATTAAACGTGAGCGAAGCCACATTTTGGGTGTGTGCATCCGAGTGAACCACGATGCACAGGGAAAGTATTCCCAACTAAAGGAATTTATCAGAATATATTAActtgaatttaaatataactAGATAACGTAGTTTTGCGAAAGCAATTTCAGTTGTTACCATTAAAACGcatcttaaatatttaaaatatccaCTACAAAAGACACAATTTTTCGCTAAGTGTGGCTGTGTGCGAGCAAATTACCGTTAAGCTGGCAAAAGAAAAGACACGAGAAAATCAATTTCCCAACACGAAATCTCCTCAGCTCCTTCTAATTTGCGCTTAGTGCGTTTCCGTGTCCTGCAGCTGGCGAGAATGGCTGGAATTAAAGCCAGAACTTTGTGTGGGCAAAAAGGACTGCAGGAGTCAGCCAGCGGGAAAACTCGAGGCACTCGAGACCGACtcaaaaccaaagccaaaaTCCCATCAAAATCTATCAAAATCGTTTACGCAAATCGCAAGAGCAGAGCAAGCTCTTAATGGTGAAAGGCCAGAGTCCTTCGACTTTCAACTATCTCTTTATCTCCATTTCAGCTCGCTCCGCTTCCATCAACATCGCTCGCATCCCGAAAGCTGAAAATCCAATAAGGGATGAGCTTCTGCCAGCAGACTGGTGaaagtttattaaaaaaaaacgaaaacactTCGCACCCAAAGTGGCGCCAACTGACAGCTTAGgtcaccacccaccacccacacccGTCAGCCCAgtcacccaaccacccaccatcCAAACACAACAATGCCCCCAGGATGTCAGGCAGTCAGTCAATTGTAGTTTTCGTGGCTGTTACTCAAAGTTTTAATTACACAGTCACTGCAAGGGAGCCGATCCCCCAGGCGGTGGGTGGCCCTTGGGTGGTTGAGCCTTGGAACAGCCGTCTACAAGGCCACTGACATTCGGGTGCTGTCAATGGAACATCAGCCCGGTCTTGTCCGTGCCTGCTGCTCCATGTTGCTCCCCGCCAGATGTTGCCCGGTTTGCACTTGTTTCTGGCCAGTTGGCAATGTTCTGCATGTGCATCATCCTAATTCGTGGGCGGCGGGGAAGGACATATCACCCACGGCGGTGCTATGAAGAACTTTACTAGGAACTGAACATAGGACTTTGATATTGTAAGAGTATTAAGCCAGCActttaaacacaaaaaacgaTGACGACGAAGGGGTTATTTGCACATATTTAACTAATTGAgttacattttttattcaaaaattaaaaactaaaacaatTGTTTCTTTTGAACTTTAATGTAAGGATTATAAAAGATTAAACAGAATGATCATAGTTATTCATTAAACACCTTTTATTGAAgtaatgattaaaattagtaaaaacactaaaaaaaatatatttaatgtcTATAAAGAAACACTCATACATTAATACTATAAGCTAAATgttatatatatgttataaatatttggtattttaaTGACAAATACATTTTCCTGATTTATTAGTTTATAAAAAGTATACATTTATTAGGTTTCTAAGTTGGACTTTGAATATCTTTCTTTAGCAAACTTTACGtaaacttaatttattttcccccAACTCATTATTGCAGTTTCTCGAGCGCTGGCCAAAAACTTTGCGCCATGAAAAGTCATTTGCCAACCATTGGCGAGACGTGCGATTCTCGTGGCTGCCAAATTCTTGGGGACTTCCGGCAGGGAGGAGTGCCAGGAGGAGCACCAGGAGGAGTGCCAGGAGGAGCACCAGGAGGAGCaccagcaggaggagcagctggaggatCCCTGGCGGGGGAATGTGTCGCGGTTTGTCAGCTTGGCGCGTCGCCCCAATGATGGAGTGCGGCattgttgcattttaattgaaatttcttTGTGGACTTGGCGCGacaaagcagcaacaacaacaaccgctAACGAGTGCACGGAATGATggcaaataaaagcaaacaagCGAACAACAAACAACCAGAAACATGGCGAAACAGTGTGCCAATGCCAAAGTGGCAATACATAATAATGAATGAATAAAGCGGGCAAAGCAATAACACCAGCGGGAATCTCTGTGACATATACCCTAGAAATACTGTGGGGTATGCTTACTATTTCGATGATTTTGCGACATTTACCCAAGATTCATTCATTTTAGATTATGTGTTTTACTGAATATCACCCCATTATCCAACGGAAATTATGTCTATTTGTGATTGTGTATTGTGGCAATTTGCAAACACTtaacttatttaaaatttattaataatcgAAGCCAAAGCAGACCGCTTCAAGCACCTAGTTAGATTAGAGGCCAAATTACTTTGGTACACATGTCCGTTTTGTGACGATTCTATTAGGTATCGCTGCTGAAGTACTGATTTAACAATCGCCAGTGACAAGTCGAAAGATTGTTCAATCAGgcattttaaatgttattacCTATTATCTAGTGACTAATATCAAGACTGATTGTCGTTGGCGGTTCTTATCACTGGCTAATTCGCATATAAAGGTCTTCCTCATTCGCTGACAAACCCCCAATAACACTTTAACTAGCATGACGAACAACGTGGTAGTATTTCTACTGTGCGGTATTGTGATCATCAGTGCCGGGAATCCGAATAGTGACGATGTCATACCGCAGTTTCGGAATGTCAGGCAACTTAGGTCCTTGGGCATCGAATTTTCCGAATACTTTCGAAATATTTCACTGCAAGACTTAGGCGACCTGGAGTCCCAGTTTTCGAGTGAAGAGGATCAGCTGTGCTTCAGCGACATGAAGGCGCTGATGACAGGACTTGGAAGTGCTGAGTACTGGGCGTTGAAGAGTATGTGAAGTTTGTATAAAAAAGAGAACTGGACTTATCaattatgtttttaaaaatggCAGTGATCGATGCCTGGGGCTCCATTCCATCGGGTCTACTCGCCGGCAATTCGTACGACCTGGGAAACTTTGACGAGTGCCTGAACATCAGAAAGGAGATCATCGGCCAGAAGAGAACTATTCAAGGAAAGTACTGCTTCCTCTCGGTATCTCCTGCCAAAATTCTGGGGATCGAAAGAAACATCGGTAGCTTCAGAACAGCCACTTGCTTTCCTGCATCCTGCTCGGCGGTCAACATGAATGCGTTTGTGGATCAACTGATGAAGAAGTTACTCAATGTCAGTGTTCCCAGCTCAGCCATGACAATCAGCGAAGGCAGCTGCCAGACCAGTGATAGTGAGCCCTGGGATGGACTCACCATATTTATGATGTAGGTCCTTTAAAGCTTCATTCCACTTTGGGCTAACTCTTTTGTTTCCAGAGTTATTTTATCCGTAATGAGTTTCATAGTGACATTATTTACTCTGTGGGACTACTTTCTAGTCAAAGATCAGGGTAAGTTAGCCGCTAATAAGAGTCCTTGTGGATATTATATACTTTCAATCCACCTTCAGCTCAGCTTCCGGACATTGTGAAGATTTTTTCAGCTCGGGCCAATTCTCGAGCCCTATTTCGCGTTGTAGAAAGCCATTCGAATCCGAATGTAATCGACTGCCTTCATGGAATTCGCTGCATGTCCCTGATTTGGGTGATAACCTGCCATCAGTACTCAGTGACTCTTATTTCGCCACACATCAATTTGTTCAGTGCAGCGTTGGTAAGTGATATTCTACTTAtttgaaaatcaattaaaaaggCTTTATCGCTTTGCAGTGGGTGGAAAAACCATTTGCCAGTTTTATTCTGCATGGTTTCCTATCCGTGGACTCGTTTCTAGTGATTGGCGGCTTGTTAGTGGCTCTGATTCCATTGCGATTAATGGATAAGTAAGTCAAAATTGAGTGACAAAGTTATCCCCATACTAAGTGCAATTATCCGCAGGACCAAAGGCAAACTTAATGTGCTAATGATGTATTTACATCGCCTAATCCGCATCGCTCCACTTCTGGCAATGGCCATAGTGGTCCACATGAAGCTGATGCCCTTGATATCAAGTGGACCACTCTTTGTAGGTGGTTACATAGGAAACGCGGCTTGCAAGACTGGTTGGTATTGGACTTTGCTGTTCGTGAATAACTACACAGATGCCATGGTGAGTGCACAGTACTACTGCATCAGAAGAATATAACATATGTAACACTTCCAAATCTAGTGCATAGGTCAATCCTGGTATCTGTCGATGGACATGCAGCTGTACATTATCTCGCCGATACTGTTGATCTCCCTCTACAAATGGGGCAAGAAAGCAGCTGCTGGTATCTTCATTCTTATAATTTTACTTACCGCCTGTCTATTTGCCACCCTGATGGTCAATGGATATACAATGATGATCACGTAAGTCATACTTTTTGGTATTAAGATCAAGTTCTTACATAACCCTTTCTATCCAGGACTGCCTCTCCAGAAGCCATGCGAGATGGGTACTATGCAACCCATACTCATGCTACACCCTGGCTGATAGGATTCCTCTTCGGATACTTCCTGCATCTGAACAGAGGGAAGAA carries:
- the LOC6608938 gene encoding nose resistant to fluoxetine protein 6; this encodes MTNNVVVFLLCGIVIISAGNPNSDDVIPQFRNVRQLRSLGIEFSEYFRNISLQDLGDLESQFSSEEDQLCFSDMKALMTGLGSAEYWALKMIDAWGSIPSGLLAGNSYDLGNFDECLNIRKEIIGQKRTIQGKYCFLSVSPAKILGIERNIGSFRTATCFPASCSAVNMNAFVDQLMKKLLNVSVPSSAMTISEGSCQTSDSEPWDGLTIFMIVILSVMSFIVTLFTLWDYFLVKDQAQLPDIVKIFSARANSRALFRVVESHSNPNVIDCLHGIRCMSLIWVITCHQYSVTLISPHINLFSAALWVEKPFASFILHGFLSVDSFLVIGGLLVALIPLRLMDKTKGKLNVLMMYLHRLIRIAPLLAMAIVVHMKLMPLISSGPLFVGGYIGNAACKTGWYWTLLFVNNYTDAMCIGQSWYLSMDMQLYIISPILLISLYKWGKKAAAGIFILIILLTACLFATLMVNGYTMMITTASPEAMRDGYYATHTHATPWLIGFLFGYFLHLNRGKKFQLSWVAVWSGWILCLAMIFTSIFALYPPSKLSGPDASTLAESLYYTLTRVGWALALCWVIFACIQGYGGLANSFLASPLWQPLSRLSYSVFIWHMFFMEMNARITRTSTYFSDYGMMLNFWSTLGFTLLFSYALHLLIEAPIGGLDIFLRPKGKSPPIEKQTSHIDDKEPRDPEKLLEPTTSTVD